One genomic region from Muriicola soli encodes:
- the rsmG gene encoding 16S rRNA (guanine(527)-N(7))-methyltransferase RsmG, with product MDATLIDKYFPNLTDVQRQQFGKLGVLYQDWNQKINVVSRKDIDELYLRHVLHSLGIAKVMPFLPGAQILDVGTGGGFPGIPLAILFPETQFTLVDSIGKKIKVVEEVKEGLELTNVTVKNIRVESLQAQFDFIVSRAVAAMPTFVHWVRGKINKESVHSLKNGILYLKGGDLTEELKSYRNAQIFDLSEYFAEDFFDSKKVVYLPMKFRG from the coding sequence ATGGATGCTACTTTAATCGATAAATACTTCCCCAATCTCACCGATGTACAACGTCAACAATTCGGAAAATTAGGTGTGTTATACCAGGATTGGAATCAAAAGATCAATGTAGTTTCCAGAAAGGACATCGATGAACTTTATCTCAGACATGTACTTCATTCCCTGGGCATTGCCAAAGTCATGCCTTTTCTGCCAGGAGCTCAAATCCTTGATGTAGGCACCGGAGGCGGTTTTCCCGGGATACCTTTAGCTATTCTCTTTCCGGAAACGCAATTTACCCTTGTAGACTCTATAGGCAAGAAAATTAAGGTGGTAGAAGAAGTAAAAGAAGGTTTAGAATTAACCAATGTTACGGTAAAGAATATACGGGTGGAATCATTGCAAGCGCAATTTGATTTTATTGTAAGCAGGGCCGTAGCCGCTATGCCCACCTTTGTTCACTGGGTCAGAGGCAAGATCAACAAGGAATCGGTTCACTCACTAAAAAATGGTATTTTGTATCTAAAGGGAGGAGATCTGACAGAGGAGTTAAAATCCTATAGAAATGCTCAAATATTTGATCTGTCAGAATATTTTGCAGAAGATTTTTTCGATTCGAAGAAAGTCGTATACCTACCCATGAAGTTTCGGGGATAA